Genomic window (Desulforapulum autotrophicum HRM2):
GCAGCAACCAGTATTGTCCCCATACCCGTCAGGGTGTTGATGATATTCTGTTCTGACTGGGAATAACCTGTGGAGCCAAAACTCATGTTGATAATATCTGCCCGTTGCTGGAGGAAAAGCCCTGAATCGTTTTCAAGACCTGCGGCATACCGCAATGCCTGGACAATATCATAGGAGGTTCCCCCGTCCCGGCCAATAACCCTCAGGGGCATAATCATGGTGTTCCAGGAAATCCCTGCAACTCCCAGGCTGTTGTTTGTGGCGGCGCCAATGGTTCCGGCCACATGGGTACCGTGGAAACTGCTTGTCGTACCGTTACCCTGACCCCCGGGATCATCTGGATCATCGTCAATACCGTCACCGTCCAAACCATTGGCAGGGCTGGAGATAAAGTCATACCCAGGGGTCAGGCGATCGACCATGTCAGGATGATTCAAAAGAACCCCGGTATCCATAACGGCCACAATGACATCGCTGTCCCCGGTGGTCGTTCCCCAGGCATTGGGCAGATTGATGAGGGGGTAGTTCCACTGGCGGACATAATAGGGGTCAGACGGGGTGACCACAGAGGGTTTTCTGATGAAGTTGGGCTCAGCATAGTCCACATCCTCCCTCCTCTTCAATGCTTTCAGCAAGTTCAAGGTTCTGTCTTTTTCCACAAGGGATTCAGAGGCACCCGGAATCAGGGCAGCCGTATCAGATGTTATTTCTTCAACCTGGGATGCAAGACTGCTGATGGAATAAGTGCTGGGACTGTCAAGCCTCAACAGCACAGGGACCACCCCGCCATGGGTCTCCTGAACAGACAGGGAATCAGCCGCATCCGTTGACTGTTTAAAACCAACAATGGCCTCACCCGGCATAAACTTCTGGGATAAAATCATTTGCGAATTTGAAATAGGTACAAGATCATTGCCCAGGGTCAGCACATAGGCAGAGGCGCCACTGTGGGCATAGACCCGAATATAGTAGGTACCTGGAACATTGACCTTGAGGGTCTCAATGCCGACAACGTCCTTTGAGCTGTCAACAATCTCAAAAAGCGCGTTGTAAAGGTAAAGATCCAGGTCATTAATCAAGGAATCGGCAAAGGAAAGGCTTATGATTTCGTTGCCTGTAAAAGAAACAACATAGATGTCCGACCGATCGCCCAGGACAAAGGAGGTGCCCGTGGCCCCCTTTAAGGGTTCATTAACGTATCCACCAAGGGTGGATGGGGAGGATATAGATTGGGCAGTTTCGAATGTATTGTTTTCTTTAACAGAAGAGTTGGGGTCATTGGTATCCGAGTCCATAAGGTTACCCGAAGATATGACAATTTTTCCACCCACGCTAAAAGCAACAGGAGAGGGATTCACAATCGAACCATCTTCAGCACCTTGTTCGGTAGCGCCACCACCGCCCCCGCCACCGCAACTGGCACAAAAAAATAAAAGCAGAAGTATCTGGATGAAACCAGGCAAATGTATTTTTTTAACCATCCCGCTTTTCTCCTTTTAATCCTAGTCGATGGAACACGATATAAATATCAAAAGAGAAAAGCAACAAGAGATTGGCATTGACTTGACTTGTACCCCTGCAAACCGCTATAATTACGATTTTTATGAACAGGTTACAGTGCAGGGGGCAACCGGAAAGCATGGCAGATTCAGCATCAACGGAAAAACAAAAACACCAGGCAGAGATGCTTGCCAACAGGGTAAAAAAACGGTTCAAGCACCTTAGCAAACGGTTTAAGCGGCAAAACATCGAAATTTTCAGACTCTACGACTGGGAAATACCTGAAATCCGGGCAGTTGTCGACTGG
Coding sequences:
- a CDS encoding S8 family serine peptidase; its protein translation is MVKKIHLPGFIQILLLLFFCASCGGGGGGGATEQGAEDGSIVNPSPVAFSVGGKIVISSGNLMDSDTNDPNSSVKENNTFETAQSISSPSTLGGYVNEPLKGATGTSFVLGDRSDIYVVSFTGNEIISLSFADSLINDLDLYLYNALFEIVDSSKDVVGIETLKVNVPGTYYIRVYAHSGASAYVLTLGNDLVPISNSQMILSQKFMPGEAIVGFKQSTDAADSLSVQETHGGVVPVLLRLDSPSTYSISSLASQVEEITSDTAALIPGASESLVEKDRTLNLLKALKRREDVDYAEPNFIRKPSVVTPSDPYYVRQWNYPLINLPNAWGTTTGDSDVIVAVMDTGVLLNHPDMVDRLTPGYDFISSPANGLDGDGIDDDPDDPGGQGNGTTSSFHGTHVAGTIGAATNNSLGVAGISWNTMIMPLRVIGRDGGTSYDIVQALRYAAGLENDSGLFLQQRADIINMSFGSTGYSQSEQNIINTLTGMGTILVAAAGNDSSSQPVYPAAYSGVVAVGAVTLEKKAAWYTNYGSWIDISAPGGDTSTDINGDGFPDGVLSTGGDDSSESIRFLYTFLQGTSMAVPHVAGVFALMKSIYPGLDMDTVIDLLEEMRLTDDTGSPGRDDFHGNGLVNAQKCLSAAIELAQGVQTLDPPVLAATPGAINFGATANTMTLTIANGGDGDLWMDEPVSSLFWLTITRDQTDTANLGTYLVTVDRSLLNEGTSYSGTITLTSTANTLSIPVTVYQPSQASTGMDLGTHYIQMVNTETDQVFQVVANAENGEYPFLFTGLPAGAYRLYAGNDPDNDGYILGSWEAAGGYKTVDAPTLIHVNRDISGIEFFTGYNFVISADSQALSSNTGRTQETKRVLQSEE